A single region of the Calonectris borealis chromosome 21, bCalBor7.hap1.2, whole genome shotgun sequence genome encodes:
- the BRD3OS gene encoding uncharacterized protein BRD3OS has translation MTDKVMNGRVPLPEKALSEGYARLRYRDTSLLIWQQQQQKLESAPPNTYLSRSRSMWYSQYGNEAILVRDKNKLDVSRDTGQSKFCSIM, from the coding sequence ATGACTGACAAGGTGATGAACGGGAGGGTGCCCCTGCCTGAAAAAGCCTTGTCCGAGGGCTACGCCCGGCTGCGGTACAGGGACACCTCTCTGCTcatctggcagcagcagcagcagaaactggaGTCGGCCCCCCCCAACACTTACCTGAGCCGGAGTCGGAGCATGTGGTACTCGCAGTACGGCAACGAAGCCATCCTGGTGCGGGACAAAAACAAGCTGGATGTCTCCAGGGACACGGGGCAATCTAAATTTTGTTCTATTATGTAA